The DNA window aaaatttctaattCAAATAAGTTGAGCTAATATGAAAAGAGAAGTATGCGTATGTTTATTTTAGTAACATCCagttgtatattttttgtttatcacCTCGAAAAAAAACTTCTAAATTTTGCCTTGAACGTTAAATCATCAAATTTTCCAAGAAATCGTTGCAAGGTCACATGACTAcattttctattaatttcAAATGGAGcgtatataaacatatgtatgtatgtatgtatgtatgtatgtatgtatgtatgtatgtatgtatgtatgtatgtatgtatgtatgtatgtatgtatgtatgtatgtatgtatgtatgtatgtatgtatgtatgtatgtatgtatgtatgtatgtatgtatgtatgtatgtatgtatgtatgtatgtatgtatgtatataggGGATATATTTTACGTGTGCATATGTGTACTTCATATGAACACTTAAAAAAGGTTAGAATTAAATGCAACGAAATGTGATACAAAAAGTTTTAAATGCACATGCTTTTTAGAGGGTCAAAtgggcaaaaaaaaaaaaaaaaatcagagAAAGGAGCAAAGGAAATGGCAAATGCGTAAAgaagtatatacatgtatatatgcgcTTATTTATGTAGAATGCACTACTGTACGCgggtatacatacatacgcatAAGCTTGGTTACTTTTTGTGCATGTGCTCATATTTTAGTATGTGCTTCCATGATTCCTCGTTAACTTCATTATGAACATTGACAACAGCGTCaatgtaatttatatcaATGTCCTTATTCTTTCTTAGTAAGGAATTGTAAAATTGTTGAGGTGACGGATATAACCaatattctttattatttttaggaATAGATGAAACGTccctctttttatttaatgataGATCACAATTTCCTTTTAATGCATAGTTTGGTATTTCTGGCATCATATTACTTTCATtaatttctaaaataaataaacagtACAAAACGTATGAATGGCCATGAGCATACATCCAAAGACATATGACTCATACTCACAAACATATACAGTACATGCATgcaatatgtatgtacagtatatatatgtactttgTATGTTCTTGCATccatttatgtatacatgtgaACCGATCTAATATATTCTCCTTTCAATTGACATTCATGCAAATTCTTAAGTGCAGCTTACCACTTTCCAGAATTGTCAAATCACCTGACTTTTTGAGTTTTGCTGGacatttttctctttcgTCATTTTTGTCTACAACACTTGCAACACTTATATTctgcatattttttgtacCCCCTCTTATTGTTAAAATTTATCGGCCCTCTAGTTCTTCCCACTATTTCAACGTTGATTTCTGCTTCTATTTCTGCTTCTATTTCTGCTTCTATGTCTGCTTCTATGTCTGCTTCTATGTCTGCTTCTATTTCTGCTTCTATGTCTGCTTCTATGTCTGCTTCTATATCTGCATCTATGTCTGCTTCTATATCTGTTTATAGTTGCGCTTCTATTTCACCGCCTCTTTTGATGTATTCAATTGATATATATCCCCTTTTCAagattcttttatttttcttctcgATTTTTTaggatatattttttgagtCATTTTATCACCACATTTCCTCCGCTTAATTAACGCAAACAATTTTTCTAAGTTACTATTTACACCCTTACTATTCCCTAAAATATGCGGTAGAGGCAGTTATATCCACAATGTAGAGCTAAAAGGTTATGCAATGGGATCGATGTACGTtcttacatacatacgaGCATACGCGCGCATACATATGCATTTGCTTATATAAAGCATATGgcgtttgtttgttttttttttttttttttttaatgtggCACTTTCACACGcgttaattaaaattataacaaagCGGGGGCAaatcttttcttctttattatttttgagaAAGCTtcagtatatacatatcatCAATTAAATTTGCCAGTTCTTGTATACGAGGTAGGAGCAACCATATTCAGATTTTCATAATCAAACATGAAGCAtgttgcaatttttttttttttttttttattcacatCCAAGAAggtaagaaaataaaaaattgaaacatttcttttctacataatattttttttgtatttctttAAGTActcgctttttttttttttttttttttattcctagtgtaatcaattatttttctgtCAAAATTGATTGCTATACAAATTaggtaaaaagaaaaaaaaaaaaaaaaaaaaagattaaataaaaatatatgctcTTGAGAggatttaaaattttaggaAGTCAACAAATTACATGCAGTTACATAAATAAGGacttttattttgtgtatttGAAAAATTCGGAAAATCATTAAAAGGTTGTAAAcagtaataatgaaatttttcaacatgtaaaaataattacaaaaaaaaggaagtaaTAGAAATAgggaagaaataaaaaaaaaatagcaaataatgcagtaaaaaaaaatgcgaattataaaataaaaagaagtgtaaaatatgaacaaaattgaaaaagataACAAACAGGTAACATACTAATAACAAATAGCGAATTAAGAATAACGAATAACCAATAACGAATAACCAATAACGAATAACGAGTAATACGTAACAGAATAAAATCAAACTTTCAAATCAGAAGTTAGATACCTTTAATAGGATTagcatatataattacaaaaaaaaaggggaaagaAGGAaccaataaaatattataattggTCAACCATCTCCGATGCCCCATAGATGCGTGCATACCATGGCAACGTTCTTGAAAAGAGATACTTCCCACACGCGCATATCCACGTGCGTATAATCGCACACGTATAAGCGCCCacatataagcatatacatataagcatatacaaatatgcatatacatattttcacatctatgtatacacaaacatatacacaaacatatacacataaaaatgACTATACAGAATAACGAGCTTGTTTTAGGCGCTGAAATGCTAAAAGGTGTTATAGAATAAAACAAcgaaatatgtatatttattcgTCTAACTGCGAAATGCGGCCAAAGGTGCGGGTTGGGGGAACCCCATATCCCACTCGCAgttacataaaaaagttatttaaaTGAAGCATGTTATACGAATTGTATCAGATGAAACTTATCAAACGAAGCATATTAAACACCGTCTGgattttttctccttttcagGTGAACTTCAACATTTCTATCCCTGCAGTATGATAAGACAATCTCCCTGTTAACATTCAACTTGCAATCTATTagatgtttttttaaaatactgtATTCTATTTTCTTCTCCTCCATTacacttgtatatataacttCGTCCACAGTAATAGCCTCGTCTATTCGTTCAAAGAGAGCTTTCAATtccatcatttttattttgcttctcATATGATTTATGTAATCCTCTTgtaatttatctttttcccTATTCAATAAATCATCATTTAAGTACGTACAATTATTATGATAGGAATCATCCTTTCTATGTGTGTAAAATTTTTCGTTATGAAAACTTAGCATGTCTATGTTCACCCTATTATCCTTAATATTGCATTTTTTGCTAGTATATACACTATTTGTTTTTTGGCAAtggaaataattttcattttcaaatttatttaaagaagACATGTGTTGAGTAATGTTATCCTTCTGTAATTCTACTTCATCACTAGAAAGAGCTATTTCCTTGATGGTATTCTCTTTTGCTAATTTAtccttttcttcatttaaataattctgtATTTTTATCAGTTCGTTAATTAGTATTTTTCTCGACAGCCTTTTGTTCTTAAGACCAAAAAATTCCATCAATCCTTCTAGTACTGCATTATGTGCTTTATTTATgtcaatatttaaaatggaCATtgcccctttttttttgtctttttttctctcttctTCTTCGTCCTCGTTCGTTTCGCTTTTCATTCCACCCACTTCTTTACCTTCTTCGTTTGTGATATCAATCCTATTTCTGCACATCTCTTCGTTATTTTGAAAGACGTATATActcttatctttttttcttgaatCATTGGAATCTAGttcatatgtttttatatttgttttctcCTCTTCATACATTTTGTCATTTCTACCTTCTGATATAGTAGAACAACATTCGATATTATGTTTATCAGATGTATTAATGTGTGCACTTATTTTGAAACAACCTTTGTTTAAACTAGCAGTATCCTTTAtagttgttttttttatcttatccTTGTTAGTATTTACATTCCTTATATACACATCATATGGTAATGTATCATACTTTTCTAGAATTATAGTTTCAGGATTTGATAAGTCCTTAGGGGTATGTTTTGCATTATAAGCACTTAAGTTATCATAGTAATGTGTATTACAAAAATGATTAGTGTTTGGCCATgcttttgcaattttttccTCATGTTTACACTCATTTTTAAAGCtatacttatttataaaCTCGCTTCTATTTGTGAAACCCTCCTCAAAGGGGTGCCCTTCACTTCCCTCTTCATCTATAACAATGTGCtcacaatttttttcatcatgcattttgtttttactttGACTCCTACCACTACTTCCATTCATACCACTACTTCCATTCAAACCACTACTTCCATTCATACCACTACTTCCATTCATACCACTACTTCCATTCATACCACTACTTCCATTCATACCACTACTTCCATTCATACCACTACTTCCATTCATACCACTACTTCCATTCATACCACTACTTCCATTCATACCACTACTTCTATTCGTACAATCACTCCCTTCACACGACTTGAAACTTCCATAATCGTCATTCGAtgaaataacatataatccTTTACATCTAGTAAAGCTTTCACCCGTATTTACATTGTAACATTTGTTTTCTTCATTTGAgcaattttcattttcaacATTGCAATTCATGTTGTCATTACTGCTGCTCCTGCTGTTGTTGTTTGCACCTCTACTACACGTTAATGGGGTGTAGTTGCCCTCAAACTTATCGctgcacatatattttttctttttattaccattactaattttttgttctctTAAGGAAAGATCTGAGACAATGACTTCATCAAGGTGCCCTCCTCTTCGCATATCACTTGGGCATGGTTTTCTTCTACACACATTTTTCTTGGCGCCCTTTTTGTATACACCCTGTTCATTGTATTCTAGTTTACTGTTCTGTACATCATCTCTAATTAATTGATTACTTTCTATATTTAACACACTGTTCTCCTGACCTGTACATATATTCttgttatttataaacaCGTCAGAAATTTCTTCTACGgatatatcataattttttacatatgatGAGTCAATGTTTGTACCCTTATGTATTTCTTCCTTTCCTTGTAGATTATATATGCTCACATTTTCTCCTCcactttttccatttttgcaATTATCTTTATTAACTTTGTACTCACTTGTAGTTACGTTTCCACCTCCGTTATGATATGCCAGATGATTCTTTCGACCATTAACTCCTTCTTGTTCTTTATTCATCCTgtttccatttttaaaaatattgttcgATGTTGTTCCAGTATTATTAACCTCCATTTTGTTATATGTGCTTAAATTCTTATAAGAgtgtatttctttttcacaTGTTTGTTGATCCTCATCATTACAACTTGAAATTTCGTATACTTCTTTATCATCTACTAGTTTGTTAAAATGTGTTGTAGGATTATTCTCTTTAGAACTATAATCATTggacaaagaaaaaatttcattcCGATTACATTTATCAGGGCATTCAACCAGTTTACTATCATTTGAACATAAGATACCCGACCTATTTTCACATTCTTTTAGCCAATTAGCATTTTTGGAATTCCCATCAATTGcacattcattattttcaccTTCATCATATGCATCTTTATCATCTATACCATCATCTGCTTCttcatttacattttcatCATCTATACCATCATCTGCTTCTTCATTTACACTTTCATCATATTCATCTTCATCTACACCTCCACTGTCTCTACATTCATGACCATCATTTTTCAGAATAGCAGCTTTATTATCAAGATAACACAGTGACGAATGTTTCTTCCTCGAAATGTCTAGCATTCCCTCAAACGACTTAACATTATATGACTTATAACTTTTATGGTTACTTGTTTCTTCTAATTTTTCGGTCCATTTAGTAGTAgtatcatcttttttttcatagtaaatataaacagtATCAAATGAGACTATCTCATTATTTACTATTACATTCTTCTCTATACAGTATTGAGATAACTTATATAATGAACACtgactttttaaaaaatttaaatcttCCTTATGCGAATTGACAGGCAATACGTGATTTGTTGTTTTGTCTTTCTGTTCTTCCTTCTGTCCTTCTATTGCTATATCTTTTGTTACGTCTTTCTGTTCTTCTTTTTGTCCTTCTGCTAGGTTTTTTGCTACCTCCTTCTGTTCTTCTTTCTGCCCTTTCGTAGATGTAGTTGACTGAGGAGCACCCTcattaaaattgtttaacATCATAATAAGATTCATCAGTTTTGAATTTAACTGTTCTCCATTGTTATTACATGCATTGTATAAATCTAGTTTTAACAAGCTCATAAAGATGGggcaaaaattattattttcaaaaaaaccACCAGGAATTATTACTTTGTTGAAAACTTTACTCATTAAATcgtcttttttctttttgtcttcttttattaatagaACCTTCTTCAACATATCTAACAAGTATTTTATATCCTTTTCTATAGAATTATTTTTGCACTCCATTTTAAGGTTTTCCACAAGGTTAATCTCACATGAATGAATGTCATCCTTTTTGAAGCTCCTAGAGCTTTTGTTTCCATTGCAGCTATTGCTACTGCTTCCATTACTTCCATTACTTCCACTACTTCCGCTACTGCCGCTACTGCCGCTATTGCCACTATTGCCGCTATTACCGCTACTAGCGCTATTTCCACTATTTGCGCTACCACCAGTAGTGTCTTTCCCCCTGTCCATTTCGTTCCCATCAGACTGGCTGAAACAAATGTTATCTTCACAATGCAAATCTTTTTCGACATTGGTATTACAACCATGTAATACTAAGTTATTATGTGTGGTTGTACCACCTTCtgttatgttattatttggAAAACAAGTATCGATTCTAAGAGAACTATCAACATGCTGTGAAGAAGAGTTTACATCATGATGACtgttaattaaatttttatataattcataattcataaaattcGGTGCGTTTGTTGAATTTAGATTTAAATCTATCATACATTTTTGTAAACAATCCATTAGATACGATTCTTGTATTTTGTATgctcttattttatttttaactctTAATAATTtccttattatatttttataaaattcatataacGATTCTTTATCTTTTGGTTTTTTGAGCCACACTGGTActttaatgttatttttccATCTCTGAATATcattataaaagtaaatatcACTCTCACTACTTGAAGTATTGCAtgcttttttcaatttttctttttttctttcccttTTATTACAATTGTTACTTaacctttttccttttgtgTCCTTTTTGACTTTGCCCTTATTTTTCACAACGTTGTTCGCCCTACTTTTACCCATTTGTGcgcaaatataaatatatatacgtaaatgggaaagtatatacacatatatatatatatatatatatatatatatatatacatatacgtatatgtatatgtacatgtaaaaatatacatacatatagtCTTTTCTTTAATAACAAATAGGTATAGCACATCACACGTATTACTACTCAAATACTTGGTTAGATATAACCGAATCGACAGAATGAAGTACTAACTGTGTGTCCTTATAGTTTCgttcttctttttaaaatgagGTTGATACTCGCTAATTTATTGTTGGTCATTTTAGTAATACACTTTCATCATTTCTTGTAATATGCAAAACGGACGGATCagcatataatatttcttctattaaaataaaatgtgttACAACATAATAGGATGCAATGGAAAGTGATACATTGGAAAGTGATACAATGGAAAGTGATACATTGGAAAGTGATACAATGGAAAGTGATACAATGGAATGTGATACAATGGAAAGTGATACAATGGAAAGTGATACATTGGAAAGTGATACAATGGAAAGTGATACAATGGAATGTGATACAATGGAAAGTGATACAATGGAATGTGATACAATGgaatataatatgatataataaaatataacataacaaaataatatttaacaaaatacaataaaataaaagagatcTTTCGACGCAATCCTAGTTTTATAAACGCGATTGCGGgatatttctaaatttttcttcTCAAACGACACGCAAagttacataataatatatatttggtGAAATTTAAAATGAGCGCAGTTTTCACTAATGTATGCCcttttagtaataataaaaataaaataaaatacatacatgcatacatatattcatgcataatatacatatatataaagatgtACATTACTTTGTAGTGGCAAATACCatttatttaacataattCACCGTTTGTATCTTATTAggtgggaaaaaaaaatatatatttatattaacatttaataaattacgccctaaaagaaatataaattttctgaACATATCATCCGTTACATATAGAGGCAAAATAGCATAATCCAACTGAAAATgcaataatttatacatgGAAACATAGCAAAAAAGAATTGCATTACAATACTTTATTTAGACAATTAGTTCGGGGTTTTTACTGATTAactgatttatttttctctattttgtactttattttttcagcCCTTTATTTCAtcgtttattattatattttatgttttgtgcttcctattttttttttttttttcccttacgtggtcataaataaattcaaaaaaagtaaaaatatatgaacaaagtTGGccaaaatgataaaattagcTGTTTTCGaatgagttttttttttttttttttttttttatttatatcccTTTTTAACGTGTGTGTATgtttatgtgtatgtgtgtgtataatTTATGCAAAATGTATagtaatacataaaaagagTTGTATGTTcacgagaaaaaaaaaaaaaaaaaaaagagagaaagatagaaagagaaagaaagaaagaaagaaagaaagaaagagaaagaaagaaagaaagagaaagtaagaaaacaaaatttgGTGGATTCAATAATATGTAAcatcttattttttgtttcctaCTTTTACTAATCGAAACAGTGggatacatatttttaaaatgttgcACAATTTACTGCACAAAAGGAAAAGttttactataattttaCCTGACCAGGGATGCAggttttttaataaatgggtaagtaataaaaagcaagggataaatattctttataaaaGACATTTTGGTGTTTCAGGAAGTTATGGATATAGCATTTTTGCAAAAGAAGGAAACTATAATTCTAATGTAGGtaagaataatttacatCAATATcaagataaatattatggtaacaatttaataaaagtaaaaaacttttattttaccaaGTGGCCTGGGACGGTATCAAAATTAGGgggattttattttttcggtAAAAATTACAACATGGGGTTTTACCATATGCTTATAGAAGAAGAAGGAGAAATTAAGAAAGATATAGCTCTAATATCAAGTTGTAACAAAAGACATAttgaacataaaaaaattgagaaCAAAATGAAGGATTTATCATGTGGTTACTCtgttcaaataattttatctgGAAAAGGTGTTAAATGTTATTATgaagatataaattatacgccaattaaaataaattataggaataacataaaacaatattacaattttaaGAAACCACATAAGGATTTAAAAAtgatagaagaaaaaaataatgaaaatgtagATGAAAATGTAGATGAAAATGTAGATGAAAATGAGAAGGAAGAAGATGTTAAAACTTCTGAAGAACAAAAACAGAACAgaaatagaacaaaaaaagttaaaaaaatttttgtccGTTTAGGTAtaggaacaaaaaata is part of the Plasmodium malariae genome assembly, chromosome: 14 genome and encodes:
- the PmUG01_14058900 gene encoding cytochrome c heme lyase, putative, translating into MQNISVASVVDKNDEREKCPAKLKKSGDLTILESEINESNMMPEIPNYALKGNCDLSLNKKRDVSSIPKNNKEYWLYPSPQQFYNSLLRKNKDIDINYIDAVVNVHNEVNEESWKHILKYEHMHKKKCSHVTLQRFLGKFDDLTFKAKFRSFFSRLGRPFDRHDWYINRCGTEVKYILDYYNDETINDDKNIYIDVRPAMDSFSNIWDRVRYPFYEFYFKYIKKYELFR
- the PmUG01_14059000 gene encoding conserved Plasmodium protein, unknown function produces the protein MGKSRANNVVKNKGKVKKDTKGKRLSNNCNKRERKKEKLKKACNTSSSESDIYFYNDIQRWKNNIKVPVWLKKPKDKESLYEFYKNIIRKLLRVKNKIRAYKIQESYLMDCLQKCMIDLNLNSTNAPNFMNYELYKNLINSHHDVNSSSQHVDSSLRIDTCFPNNNITEGGTTTHNNLVLHGCNTNVEKDLHCEDNICFSQSDGNEMDRGKDTTGGSANSGNSASSGNSGNSGNSGSSGSSGSSGSNGSNGSSSNSCNGNKSSRSFKKDDIHSCEINLVENLKMECKNNSIEKDIKYLLDMLKKVLLIKEDKKKKDDLMSKVFNKVIIPGGFFENNNFCPIFMSLLKLDLYNACNNNGEQLNSKLMNLIMMLNNFNEGAPQSTTSTKGQKEEQKEVAKNLAEGQKEEQKDVTKDIAIEGQKEEQKDKTTNHVLPVNSHKEDLNFLKSQCSLYKLSQYCIEKNVIVNNEIVSFDTVYIYYEKKDDTTTKWTEKLEETSNHKSYKSYNVKSFEGMLDISRKKHSSLCYLDNKAAILKNDGHECRDSGGVDEDEYDESVNEEADDGIDDENVNEEADDGIDDKDAYDEGENNECAIDGNSKNANWLKECENRSGILCSNDSKLVECPDKCNRNEIFSLSNDYSSKENNPTTHFNKLVDDKEVYEISSCNDEDQQTCEKEIHSYKNLSTYNKMEVNNTGTTSNNIFKNGNRMNKEQEGVNGRKNHLAYHNGGGNVTTSEYKVNKDNCKNGKSGGENVSIYNLQGKEEIHKGTNIDSSYVKNYDISVEEISDVFINNKNICTGQENSVLNIESNQLIRDDVQNSKLEYNEQGVYKKGAKKNVCRRKPCPSDMRRGGHLDEVIVSDLSLREQKISNGNKKKKYMCSDKFEGNYTPLTCSRGANNNSRSSSNDNMNCNVENENCSNEENKCYNVNTGESFTRCKGLYVISSNDDYGSFKSCEGSDCTNRSSGMNGSSGMNGSSGMNGSSGMNGSSGMNGSSGMNGSSGMNGSSGMNGSSGLNGSSGMNGSSGRSQSKNKMHDEKNCEHIVIDEEGSEGHPFEEGFTNRSEFINKYSFKNECKHEEKIAKAWPNTNHFCNTHYYDNLSAYNAKHTPKDLSNPETIILEKYDTLPYDVYIRNVNTNKDKIKKTTIKDTASLNKGCFKISAHINTSDKHNIECCSTISEGRNDKMYEEEKTNIKTYELDSNDSRKKDKSIYVFQNNEEMCRNRIDITNEEGKEVGGMKSETNEDEEEERKKDKKKGAMSILNIDINKAHNAVLEGLMEFFGLKNKRLSRKILINELIKIQNYLNEEKDKLAKENTIKEIALSSDEVELQKDNITQHMSSLNKFENENYFHCQKTNSVYTSKKCNIKDNRVNIDMLSFHNEKFYTHRKDDSYHNNCTYLNDDLLNREKDKLQEDYINHMRSKIKMMELKALFERIDEAITVDEVIYTSVMEEKKIEYSILKKHLIDCKLNVNREIVLSYCRDRNVEVHLKRRKNPDGV
- the PmUG01_14059100 gene encoding conserved Plasmodium protein, unknown function, with product MLHNLLHKRKSFTIILPDQGCRFFNKWVSNKKQGINILYKRHFGVSGSYGYSIFAKEGNYNSNVGKNNLHQYQDKYYGNNLIKVKNFYFTKWPGTVSKLGGFYFFGKNYNMGFYHMLIEEEGEIKKDIALISSCNKRHIEHKKIENKMKDLSCGYSVQIILSGKGVKCYYEDINYTPIKINYRNNIKQYYNFKKPHKDLKMIEEKNNENVDENVDENVDENEKEEDVKTSEEQKQNRNRTKKVKKIFVRLGIGTKNIDITRVLTMHKKYVNIDVDKTGTIINVYGYNKKYVGSVSHRLYKIVKMNVYTMKGGYVYLHKPKQKIPKKK